One segment of Thermosynechococcus sp. HN-54 DNA contains the following:
- the crtR gene encoding beta-carotene hydroxylase: protein MTEAAIPATVPKEFLGPPEGFNPTLVMFFAAFAIAILSTWGYFQGHWPGWISFVANMLALHLMGTVIHDASHNVAHSNRIMNAIMGHGSALMLGFVFPVFTRVHMQHHAHVNDPENDPDHYVSKGGPLWLIAPRFFYHEVFFFKRRLWRNYELLEWFLSRLTLVGLVTFAALNGYLDYVLNYWFLPAGVVGLMLGLFFDYFPHRPHIERDRWHNARVYPSRILNLLIFGQNYHLIHHLWPNIPWYKVQPAYYAVKPLLDAHGCKQTLGILEPGNFLPFLYDALVGLHFHRPRSS, encoded by the coding sequence ATCACGGAGGCAGCGATCCCGGCCACGGTTCCCAAAGAATTTTTAGGTCCACCAGAGGGCTTTAATCCCACCTTGGTCATGTTTTTTGCCGCATTTGCGATCGCCATTCTCTCGACGTGGGGCTATTTTCAAGGTCACTGGCCGGGCTGGATCTCCTTTGTGGCGAACATGTTGGCCTTACACCTCATGGGCACTGTGATCCACGATGCCTCCCACAATGTTGCCCACAGCAATCGCATCATGAATGCCATCATGGGGCATGGCAGCGCCTTGATGTTGGGGTTTGTCTTCCCCGTCTTTACCCGCGTGCATATGCAGCACCATGCCCATGTGAATGATCCCGAAAATGATCCCGACCATTACGTTTCCAAAGGGGGGCCGCTGTGGCTGATTGCACCCCGCTTTTTCTACCATGAGGTTTTCTTTTTTAAGCGGCGGCTTTGGCGCAACTATGAACTTCTGGAGTGGTTTCTCAGCCGCTTGACGCTGGTGGGGCTTGTGACCTTTGCTGCCCTCAATGGCTATTTAGACTACGTTTTGAATTATTGGTTTCTGCCCGCCGGGGTGGTGGGTCTGATGCTGGGGCTATTTTTTGATTATTTTCCGCATCGTCCCCATATAGAGCGCGATCGCTGGCACAATGCGCGGGTCTATCCCAGTCGCATCCTTAACCTGCTTATTTTTGGCCAAAACTATCACCTCATCCATCACCTCTGGCCGAATATCCCGTGGTACAAGGTGCAACCCGCCTACTACGCCGTCAAACCCCTCCTCGATGCCCATGGCTGCAAACAAACCCTTGGTATATTGGAACCAGGAAATTTCTTGCCCTTTCTCTATGATGCCTTGGTGGGTTTGCACTTCCATCGCCCTCGTTCTTCCTGA
- a CDS encoding heme A synthase: MLGPFDVRPLTLGSDPSARRQWMFRLVLLMAVFTLFLMAVGSATRVMDAGLACPDWPLCFGTLVPQMDLQIFLEWFHRLLATSLGLMAIAFAALSVAWRPALPPWVPSAAAAALCLVIVQGILGGLTVTELLRFEIVTAHLGTGLLFFCLLVAITLGLAPFRGTGSARWLRIAAPIAALCVYGQSLLGGLVSSQWAVHQCLYGDRLCAVLSSHLIGVVPATLSVLGVVIVAWRSPALTPLLRQLSVSLLPVVALQVALGWSTLQLKLQVPALTVAHQTIGATLLGLLVAISTLAWRDRQLGSLKHEF, encoded by the coding sequence GTGCTGGGTCCCTTTGATGTTCGACCCCTAACGCTAGGCAGTGATCCCAGTGCTCGTCGCCAGTGGATGTTTCGCCTCGTCCTACTGATGGCGGTCTTTACGCTCTTTTTGATGGCGGTGGGCAGTGCCACACGGGTAATGGATGCCGGTCTCGCTTGTCCCGATTGGCCGCTGTGCTTTGGCACGCTGGTGCCGCAAATGGATTTGCAAATCTTTCTAGAGTGGTTTCACCGCCTCTTGGCCACCAGTTTAGGGCTGATGGCGATCGCCTTTGCCGCATTGAGCGTGGCTTGGCGGCCAGCCCTGCCGCCTTGGGTCCCCTCCGCCGCTGCGGCGGCACTGTGCCTCGTGATTGTGCAGGGGATTTTGGGGGGGCTGACGGTGACTGAATTGCTGCGTTTTGAAATTGTTACCGCTCACCTCGGTACAGGACTGCTTTTCTTTTGCCTGTTGGTGGCAATTACCCTTGGCTTGGCTCCCTTTAGGGGCACGGGTAGTGCCCGTTGGTTGCGGATTGCAGCACCGATCGCCGCTTTATGTGTCTATGGCCAAAGTTTGTTAGGGGGCTTGGTGTCTTCGCAGTGGGCGGTGCATCAGTGTCTCTATGGCGATCGCCTGTGTGCAGTGCTCAGTAGCCATCTGATTGGCGTTGTCCCAGCTACCTTGAGCGTCTTGGGGGTGGTGATTGTGGCGTGGCGCAGCCCAGCCTTGACGCCCCTTTTGCGACAACTGAGTGTCTCGCTTCTGCCGGTGGTGGCTCTGCAAGTGGCCTTGGGGTGGAGCACCCTACAACTAAAGCTACAGGTTCCGGCACTCACGGTTGCCCATCAAACGATTGGCGCCACCCTCTTGGGACTATTGGTTGCGATTTCCACATTGGCGTGGCGCGATCGCCAACTTGGTTCCCTGAAGCATGAGTTTTGA
- a CDS encoding resolvase, with translation MQRSSYPAGGDELMTIDQVQQTLRRSRASIYRYVNTNHETINPPFDPQRLNPEHRKSRREPLLFHPNEVARFARDVMGITTLQVELKTTPPNPTEDLLRQVLEELKQIREVLERVEKRLGS, from the coding sequence ATGCAGCGTTCTTCTTATCCTGCGGGGGGGGATGAGTTAATGACCATTGATCAAGTGCAGCAAACTCTCCGCCGCTCCCGTGCGTCTATTTATCGCTATGTCAACACCAATCATGAAACCATTAATCCCCCCTTTGATCCCCAACGCCTCAATCCAGAGCACCGCAAGAGCCGCCGCGAACCGTTGCTGTTTCACCCCAATGAAGTGGCTCGCTTTGCCCGTGACGTAATGGGCATTACTACCCTGCAAGTGGAATTGAAAACCACACCCCCGAACCCCACCGAGGATCTGTTAAGGCAAGTTTTGGAAGAGTTAAAACAAATTCGTGAAGTGCTAGAGCGAGTGGAGAAGCGCTTGGGGAGCTAG
- a CDS encoding sirohydrochlorin chelatase: MALSILCPIMMAYFLISHGSSAPEPQAAMAFLCQQLISLGIVGWGTLEGEPLPKKIQAFSGQAQRQGVDRIVILPLFLLPGNHVVVDLPQAIASTESGLPLELLTFLGGQPLFQAWLQQAIAEGSAHILLGHGSRRPEVLPWFEELSQACGVLPALLAQEGSLGRAIEMRIAQGYTSSRIYSYFLFGGRILAQLHAQVPPLQAQYPQHRLSLLSAIQPTASFINVIQQILKAAAVVERVA; the protein is encoded by the coding sequence TTGGCGCTCTCGATTCTCTGCCCCATCATGATGGCCTATTTTCTGATTAGCCACGGCAGTTCTGCCCCTGAGCCACAGGCGGCAATGGCGTTTTTGTGTCAGCAATTAATCAGTCTAGGAATTGTGGGATGGGGCACCCTTGAGGGAGAACCGCTACCCAAGAAGATTCAGGCCTTCAGTGGCCAAGCGCAACGCCAAGGGGTTGACCGGATAGTGATTTTACCCCTGTTTTTACTACCGGGCAACCATGTGGTTGTGGATTTGCCGCAGGCGATCGCGAGTACTGAATCGGGTCTACCCTTAGAACTGTTGACCTTCCTAGGGGGGCAACCCTTGTTTCAAGCATGGTTACAGCAGGCGATCGCCGAGGGATCTGCCCATATTCTCCTTGGCCATGGTAGCCGCCGTCCCGAGGTGCTTCCTTGGTTTGAAGAACTGTCTCAGGCTTGTGGTGTCCTCCCAGCTCTGTTGGCCCAAGAGGGGAGTTTAGGGCGTGCTATTGAAATGCGAATTGCTCAGGGCTACACCAGTAGTCGAATCTATAGCTATTTTCTCTTTGGAGGTAGAATACTCGCTCAGCTCCATGCCCAAGTGCCCCCCCTGCAAGCTCAGTACCCCCAACACCGGTTATCGCTTCTATCAGCAATTCAGCCTACCGCTTCTTTCATCAATGTGATCCAACAGATTCTGAAGGCGGCAGCGGTAGTGGAGCGTGTGGCATGA
- the csaB gene encoding polysaccharide pyruvyl transferase CsaB, giving the protein MTQVFLCGYYGYGNAGDEALLATLLEQLPRHVSPVVLSGNPAVTSALYGVATCDRRDWGQVLRTLRQSQAFIWGGGSLIQDVTSWRSPLYYLGLMTLAQQLGCCTLAWAQGIGPLQSPLYRWWTRALLRRCLAVTVRDSGSAALLRQWGISYQQGADPVWLMSARPVLPPKNKAPIAVCLRPHRHLTGERWQLLKTALRQWQEDTGVDLLLLPFQPQQDLPLAQDLYATLIPEQTQLLSCEDPRQMKGIFTTTAGAIAMRLHALIMAASGGCRCFALSYDPKVSYLMADTGMAGVELKALPADPRALIRQWQDTFSAPAPSYQAYLQSAAVHKAVLNLL; this is encoded by the coding sequence ATGACTCAGGTCTTTCTCTGTGGTTACTACGGCTATGGCAACGCGGGTGATGAAGCGCTCTTGGCCACGCTCCTAGAACAGCTCCCGCGTCATGTCTCCCCTGTGGTGCTCAGCGGTAATCCTGCGGTCACATCTGCCCTCTATGGTGTTGCCACCTGCGATCGCCGCGATTGGGGTCAGGTCCTCCGCACTCTCCGCCAGAGTCAAGCCTTTATTTGGGGGGGTGGCAGCCTGATTCAGGATGTGACGAGTTGGCGCAGTCCCCTCTATTACCTTGGCCTGATGACGCTTGCACAACAGTTGGGCTGTTGCACCCTTGCTTGGGCACAGGGCATTGGACCGCTGCAATCGCCCCTCTATCGTTGGTGGACACGAGCACTTCTGCGGCGTTGTCTTGCAGTCACAGTGCGAGATTCTGGGTCAGCAGCTCTCCTAAGGCAGTGGGGTATTTCCTATCAACAGGGGGCAGATCCGGTGTGGCTGATGTCGGCGCGTCCTGTGTTGCCCCCCAAGAATAAGGCGCCCATTGCTGTGTGCTTGCGTCCCCATCGGCACCTGACGGGCGAGCGCTGGCAATTGCTCAAAACCGCCCTGCGCCAATGGCAGGAAGACACTGGAGTTGATCTACTGCTCTTGCCCTTTCAACCCCAACAGGATTTGCCCCTTGCACAAGACCTCTACGCCACCTTGATTCCTGAGCAAACCCAACTTCTCTCCTGTGAGGATCCGCGGCAGATGAAGGGAATTTTCACAACAACGGCGGGAGCGATCGCCATGCGCCTCCATGCCCTGATTATGGCAGCTAGTGGGGGTTGTCGCTGTTTTGCCCTCAGTTATGATCCCAAGGTAAGTTACTTAATGGCCGATACGGGGATGGCTGGGGTTGAACTCAAGGCTTTGCCGGCCGACCCCCGTGCCTTGATTCGCCAATGGCAAGATACGTTCTCAGCACCCGCGCCGAGCTATCAAGCCTATCTTCAGTCTGCCGCCGTTCACAAGGCAGTGCTGAATCTCCTCTAG
- the hisS gene encoding histidine--tRNA ligase: protein MGLQAPRGTRDILPAERAYWQYLETLARQILDRAAYREICTPIFEQTNLFERGIGEATDIVSKEMYTFSDRAQRSLTLRPEGTAGVVRAYIEHGLHSQGGVQRLWYLGPMFRYERPQSGRYRQFHQLGVEVLGSADPRADAEVIAVALDILQALGLKELTLMLNSVGDREDRSAYRQALVDYLTPYKADLDPDSQERLHRNPLRILDSKDPRTQAIVKEAPRLLDYLSPRSRDHFEQVQSLLQALGIRYQINPALVRGLDYYTHTAFEFQDLSLGNEGTVCGGGRYDHLVEELGGPPTPAIGWAMGLERLILLLRDHPLPPRDEPYLYMVTRGEAAERQGLILAQQLRHQGYTVEVDLSGSAFGKQVKRADRVGATVCLVIGESEAADRTVQVKWLASGEQVLVPQQELLSETWRSRFSAPS from the coding sequence ATGGGTTTGCAAGCACCCCGCGGAACTCGCGATATTTTGCCCGCCGAACGGGCCTATTGGCAGTATTTAGAAACCCTTGCTCGCCAAATCCTTGATCGAGCTGCTTACCGTGAAATCTGCACCCCTATCTTTGAGCAAACAAATCTCTTTGAGCGGGGCATTGGCGAAGCTACCGATATTGTCAGCAAGGAAATGTACACCTTTAGCGATCGCGCTCAACGCTCGCTGACCCTACGGCCAGAGGGCACGGCTGGGGTAGTACGTGCCTATATTGAGCATGGTCTGCACAGCCAAGGGGGCGTGCAACGTCTGTGGTACCTAGGGCCCATGTTTCGCTACGAGCGGCCACAGTCCGGTCGCTATCGCCAGTTTCACCAGTTGGGAGTGGAAGTTTTAGGGAGTGCCGATCCCCGTGCCGATGCTGAAGTGATTGCCGTGGCCTTAGATATTTTGCAGGCCCTAGGACTGAAGGAGTTAACCCTGATGCTCAACTCCGTCGGCGATCGCGAGGATCGCAGTGCCTACCGTCAAGCCTTGGTGGATTACCTCACCCCCTACAAAGCCGATTTAGACCCCGATTCCCAAGAACGCCTGCACCGCAATCCCCTACGGATTCTCGATAGCAAAGACCCTCGCACCCAAGCGATTGTCAAGGAAGCGCCTCGGCTATTGGATTACCTCAGCCCGCGATCGCGCGACCATTTTGAGCAGGTGCAATCCCTCTTGCAGGCTCTGGGCATCCGCTACCAGATTAATCCTGCCCTTGTGCGCGGCCTCGACTACTATACCCACACCGCCTTTGAATTTCAGGATTTGAGTTTGGGCAACGAGGGAACCGTCTGTGGGGGGGGGCGCTACGATCACTTGGTTGAAGAACTCGGCGGCCCGCCAACCCCGGCCATTGGTTGGGCGATGGGCCTGGAGCGACTGATTTTGCTTCTACGGGATCACCCCCTACCCCCACGGGATGAACCCTATCTCTACATGGTGACGCGGGGCGAGGCTGCCGAACGGCAGGGGCTGATCTTGGCACAGCAATTGCGGCATCAAGGTTACACCGTCGAGGTGGATCTTAGCGGCAGTGCCTTTGGTAAGCAGGTGAAACGCGCCGATCGCGTTGGTGCCACGGTGTGTCTGGTGATTGGCGAGAGTGAAGCGGCCGATCGCACGGTTCAAGTGAAGTGGTTAGCCTCTGGGGAGCAGGTTTTGGTACCGCAACAGGAACTCTTGAGTGAAACTTGGCGCTCTCGATTCTCTGCCCCATCATGA
- a CDS encoding ABC transporter ATP-binding protein, whose translation MVTNAAGDRPLVVAVENLQKSYRSGFWLRTVLTPLKSVSLQVHQGETFGLLGPNGAGKTTLLKTLLGLVRPSAGHGTLLGHPLGDRAVRQRIGYLPENPYFYDYLTAWEFLEFTAGLFGLSAATRKERIPLLLEMVGLNLKDARKKQMRRYSKGMVQRVGLAQALINDPEVVFLDEPMSGLDPLGRYQIREIILSLKQQGKTIFFNSHVLADVEAICDRIGILAQGELICAGGVDELLGSSEAYHVVGKGGHVDGLQEWLYSLEIQGDRWQGVIKIPLQRFLTLVEEMGGTILQLRLARPTLEEFFVAQLRQRGIQVTH comes from the coding sequence ATGGTGACTAACGCTGCGGGCGATCGCCCCCTTGTCGTGGCCGTCGAAAACTTACAAAAGTCGTACCGTAGCGGTTTCTGGCTGCGGACGGTGCTCACGCCCCTTAAATCGGTGTCGCTGCAAGTGCACCAAGGGGAAACCTTTGGCCTCCTAGGCCCCAATGGCGCGGGTAAAACCACACTCCTGAAAACCCTCCTAGGTCTGGTGCGGCCCAGCGCCGGTCACGGCACGCTTCTGGGGCATCCCTTGGGCGATCGCGCTGTGCGGCAGCGGATTGGCTACCTGCCGGAAAACCCTTACTTTTACGACTATTTAACCGCTTGGGAGTTCCTTGAATTTACCGCAGGTTTGTTTGGCCTCAGTGCCGCCACCCGCAAAGAACGCATTCCCCTGTTGTTGGAAATGGTCGGCCTCAACCTCAAGGATGCCCGCAAAAAGCAAATGCGCCGCTATTCCAAGGGGATGGTGCAGCGGGTGGGATTGGCGCAAGCCCTGATTAACGATCCCGAAGTGGTGTTTTTAGATGAACCGATGTCGGGTCTTGACCCCTTGGGCCGCTATCAAATTCGCGAGATCATTCTTTCCTTAAAACAGCAGGGCAAAACGATTTTCTTCAATAGCCATGTGCTGGCGGATGTTGAGGCCATCTGCGATCGCATTGGCATTTTGGCGCAAGGGGAACTGATTTGCGCGGGCGGTGTCGATGAACTCCTTGGCAGTAGCGAAGCCTACCATGTCGTGGGCAAAGGGGGTCATGTGGATGGCCTCCAAGAATGGCTCTATTCCCTAGAGATTCAGGGCGATCGCTGGCAAGGGGTGATCAAAATTCCCCTCCAACGGTTTCTCACGCTTGTGGAAGAAATGGGCGGGACAATTCTGCAACTGCGCCTTGCGCGTCCCACCCTTGAGGAATTTTTTGTTGCTCAACTGCGCCAACGGGGCATTCAAGTGACCCACTAG
- the recN gene encoding DNA repair protein RecN, whose translation MLQTLRIQNFALVAELEVTFQPGLNVLTGETGAGKSILLDAIDALLGGKLSARQLRSGTEQGCIEAIFTLTPPVRDWLATLEIDAEGDEVICTREFSLKGETFRSRSRVNGVLVNRQQLQELRQHLVRLTAQGQAVQLASASQQRDWLDRYGGAALITQRQRVADAYRAWQTRQRELQDFASKEQQRLQRLDLLHFQLQELLPAALDDPEELTQLQRDYQRLSHVQELQTQSQQAYYLLYEGEPSVMILLAQVQGALQAIADWDPALQPISELLEGAIAHTEEAARQLCSYSDRLDTDPATLDALGDRIHQLQRLCRKYGPDLGNVIAYRDRIQAELAALSQESTSQEHLEAEVTQLRQALEQASAELHELRLAAAKRLEEDLLTHLRPLGLPQARFTVQLTSTEASSSGSDEIRFLWSANPGQPLQPLGEIASGGEMSRFLLALETCLTTQQTPKTLIFDEIDVGVSGRVAGAIAESLSRLGQTHQVLCVTHQSLIAAAADHHYLVQKDIDPSTATTVIRVQYLTEEARVQALADLAGGDRSAMALSFASGLLAQQQRPSPPPSAEITMKT comes from the coding sequence ATGCTACAAACGCTGCGGATTCAAAACTTTGCCTTGGTTGCGGAGCTAGAGGTCACCTTTCAGCCGGGGTTGAATGTGCTCACGGGTGAAACAGGCGCAGGCAAGTCGATCCTCCTCGATGCCATTGATGCCCTCTTGGGGGGAAAGCTCTCAGCACGGCAGTTGCGATCGGGGACGGAGCAGGGCTGCATTGAAGCCATTTTCACCCTGACACCCCCAGTGAGAGACTGGCTGGCCACCCTAGAAATTGATGCTGAAGGGGATGAGGTGATCTGCACCCGTGAGTTTAGCCTCAAAGGGGAAACGTTCCGCAGTCGCAGCCGAGTCAACGGCGTGCTGGTCAATCGCCAGCAGCTTCAGGAACTGCGGCAACACCTTGTGCGTCTCACAGCTCAAGGACAGGCGGTGCAACTGGCAAGTGCGTCTCAACAGCGGGATTGGCTCGATCGCTATGGTGGAGCGGCCTTAATCACTCAGCGGCAGCGGGTGGCAGACGCCTACCGTGCATGGCAGACTCGGCAGCGAGAATTGCAGGACTTTGCCAGCAAGGAACAGCAACGCCTCCAACGACTCGACTTACTCCACTTTCAACTCCAAGAACTGCTGCCGGCGGCTCTAGATGACCCTGAAGAACTGACCCAGTTGCAACGGGACTATCAACGCCTCAGCCATGTACAGGAGCTGCAAACCCAAAGCCAACAAGCGTACTATCTCCTCTATGAAGGGGAACCGAGTGTGATGATCTTATTGGCGCAAGTCCAAGGAGCACTGCAAGCCATTGCCGACTGGGATCCAGCGCTGCAGCCGATTAGCGAATTGTTAGAGGGGGCAATCGCCCACACGGAGGAAGCCGCACGCCAACTGTGCAGTTATAGCGATCGCCTAGACACCGATCCCGCGACCCTCGATGCCCTTGGTGATCGCATCCACCAACTACAACGCCTATGCCGCAAGTATGGGCCTGACTTGGGCAATGTCATTGCCTATCGCGATCGCATCCAAGCAGAGTTAGCAGCCCTCAGTCAGGAATCCACCAGCCAAGAGCACCTAGAGGCAGAAGTTACCCAACTGCGGCAAGCCCTTGAGCAAGCCAGTGCTGAACTTCATGAATTACGACTAGCGGCAGCAAAACGCCTAGAAGAAGACCTGCTGACCCATCTTCGGCCCCTCGGACTTCCCCAAGCCCGTTTTACCGTGCAGCTAACGAGTACAGAAGCTAGTAGTAGTGGCAGTGACGAGATTAGATTTCTTTGGAGTGCCAATCCCGGCCAACCCCTACAACCCCTTGGGGAGATTGCCTCTGGCGGTGAAATGAGCCGATTTTTACTGGCGTTGGAGACCTGCTTGACGACACAGCAAACGCCGAAAACGTTGATTTTTGATGAAATTGATGTCGGGGTCTCCGGCCGCGTCGCGGGGGCGATCGCCGAGAGTTTAAGCCGATTGGGGCAAACCCATCAGGTGTTGTGCGTTACCCATCAATCCTTGATTGCGGCAGCGGCGGATCACCACTATTTGGTGCAAAAGGACATTGACCCCAGTACTGCCACAACGGTAATTCGTGTGCAATACTTAACCGAGGAGGCACGGGTGCAGGCATTAGCAGATTTAGCGGGGGGCGATCGCTCGGCAATGGCACTCTCATTTGCCAGTGGTCTTTTGGCGCAGCAGCAGCGACCCTCTCCTCCCCCCTCCGCAGAAATAACCATGAAAACTTGA